One window of the Anaeromyxobacter dehalogenans 2CP-C genome contains the following:
- a CDS encoding HEAT repeat domain-containing protein gives MAAAIDPEGLLRSALEKIVFFECRVSQLESELAAARTTAERARADAARAHRREVELEQAAAAERGARADAQAQADDLVERVRLLEGERERLLSGLVERARIGGATGADGAPGPEEGGADLAGFIAELRAEIEALRAWKAAAEAGGVRVDAGGAVHVPKAREAAEGVSQLAGRFEAEGRVGLSGRDTDRMKELLATRADRVLYERSMDDLRAPDARTRQRAVRTLEALGSKAAAPLLAAALGREEDGEVKAALLGALARFKEPFAAPLAERALEDARPAVRVAALEALNAVASGDAEPRLADALSDPSPIVRRRAALLLGYAPGERAEAALSVALGDPDRGVARAAAAALSGRPTARAQGALARALEHPDESVRRAAASALSRVAGERISSDGSAPARRAASRRIAERLAAMDGAALRDAVMAGADALAPARPAQAPARPSTSSRRAAVQGSPRTAVAVAVREAAPADPGLDAGIVGEVRIALRGCTAADLSAVLGAPQPRVDAALAALAARGALVQRGARWFMA, from the coding sequence GTGGCGGCGGCGATCGATCCGGAGGGGCTCCTCAGGAGCGCGCTCGAGAAGATCGTCTTCTTCGAGTGCCGCGTCTCCCAGCTCGAATCCGAGCTCGCGGCGGCGCGCACCACCGCCGAGCGCGCGCGCGCCGACGCGGCCAGGGCGCACCGGCGCGAGGTCGAGCTGGAGCAGGCTGCCGCGGCCGAGCGCGGCGCGCGGGCCGACGCCCAGGCGCAGGCCGACGACCTCGTCGAGCGGGTGCGGCTGCTGGAGGGCGAGCGGGAGCGGCTCCTGTCCGGGCTGGTGGAGCGGGCCCGCATCGGCGGCGCGACCGGCGCCGACGGCGCGCCCGGGCCGGAGGAGGGCGGGGCCGACCTGGCCGGCTTCATCGCGGAGCTGCGCGCCGAGATCGAGGCGCTGCGGGCGTGGAAGGCCGCGGCCGAGGCCGGCGGCGTCCGGGTGGACGCGGGCGGCGCCGTGCACGTGCCGAAGGCGCGCGAGGCCGCCGAGGGGGTGTCGCAGCTCGCCGGGCGGTTCGAGGCCGAGGGGCGGGTGGGGCTCTCCGGGCGCGACACCGACCGGATGAAGGAGCTGCTCGCGACGCGCGCCGACCGCGTGCTCTACGAGCGGTCCATGGACGACCTGCGCGCCCCGGATGCGCGCACCCGCCAGCGCGCCGTCCGCACGCTGGAGGCGCTCGGCTCGAAGGCCGCCGCGCCGCTGCTCGCCGCCGCGCTCGGGCGCGAGGAGGACGGCGAGGTGAAGGCGGCGCTGCTCGGGGCGCTGGCCCGGTTCAAGGAGCCGTTCGCGGCGCCGCTGGCGGAGCGGGCGCTCGAGGACGCGCGCCCGGCCGTGCGGGTGGCCGCGCTGGAGGCGCTGAACGCGGTGGCGTCCGGCGACGCGGAGCCGCGGCTCGCCGACGCGCTCTCGGATCCGAGCCCCATCGTGCGGCGCCGCGCGGCGCTCCTGCTCGGCTACGCGCCGGGCGAGCGCGCCGAGGCGGCGCTGTCGGTCGCGCTCGGCGATCCCGACCGCGGCGTGGCCCGCGCGGCCGCGGCGGCGCTGTCCGGCCGGCCCACCGCCCGCGCGCAGGGCGCGCTGGCGCGCGCGCTCGAGCACCCGGACGAGAGCGTGCGCCGCGCGGCCGCGTCGGCGCTGTCGCGCGTGGCCGGCGAGCGCATCTCGTCGGACGGCTCCGCGCCCGCGCGCCGGGCCGCCTCGCGCCGCATCGCCGAGCGGCTCGCCGCGATGGACGGGGCGGCGCTGCGCGACGCGGTGATGGCCGGGGCGGACGCGCTCGCCCCCGCTCGCCCCGCGCAGGCCCCCGCCCGCCCCTCGACGAGCTCGCGGCGAGCGGCCGTCCAGGGCTCGCCGCGCACCGCGGTGGCGGTCGCCGTCAGGGAGGCCGCCCCCGCCGATCCCGGCCTCGACGCCGGGATCGTGGGCGAGGTCCGCATCGCGCTCCGCGGCTGCACCGCCGCGGATCTTTCCGCCGTGCTCGGCGCGCCGCAGCCGCGCGTCGACGCCGCGCTCGCCGCCCTGGCGGCCCGCGGCGCCCTCGTCCAGCGCGGGGCGCGCTGGTTCATGGCATAG
- a CDS encoding hemolysin family protein, which translates to MEGPSAAGILWLVAGIAALLALRAVAAALEAALVAVGVPRAQALAQPPDAGARARALGALAGSPEATAFTLRAAATLGTLLAGVLAGAGGPALVPGLPPWPARLATALVAGLLSLPLSAAARGLGAAHGEGVALALALPFRGLSELLRPLARLVAWVAGRRARFSLPPPPLDEMERALAEYAGRAGAGSEGTRELIHNVFEFREKVARDVMVPRTDVVAVEIGTPVPEIIRTLSEEGHSRMPVYRESLDQIAGVLHARDLVPLLAHPELIVLADILRPAHFVPWSKPVEQLLREMQRRHLHMAFVVDEFGGVMGICTIEDVLEQIVGDIQDEFEEDDEGREVEQHADGSFTVQGAAPVAEFNRAAQAAVPEDEGFETMAGFVSSLAGAIPARGDRFFWKGWVFTVAEADPRRVVKVRAARVKRGG; encoded by the coding sequence ATGGAGGGACCTTCGGCAGCGGGGATCCTGTGGCTCGTCGCGGGGATCGCGGCGCTGCTGGCGCTGCGGGCCGTGGCGGCCGCGCTGGAGGCCGCGCTGGTGGCGGTCGGCGTGCCGCGGGCGCAGGCGCTCGCGCAGCCGCCCGACGCGGGCGCGCGCGCCCGGGCGCTCGGCGCGCTGGCCGGCAGCCCGGAGGCCACCGCGTTCACGCTCCGCGCCGCCGCCACGCTCGGCACGCTGCTCGCGGGCGTGCTGGCCGGCGCCGGCGGCCCCGCGCTCGTCCCCGGGCTGCCGCCCTGGCCGGCGCGGCTCGCGACCGCGCTCGTCGCCGGCCTGCTCTCGCTGCCGCTCTCCGCCGCCGCTCGCGGCCTCGGCGCGGCGCACGGCGAGGGGGTGGCGCTGGCGCTGGCGCTCCCGTTCCGCGGCCTGAGCGAGCTGCTCCGGCCGCTCGCCCGCCTGGTGGCGTGGGTCGCCGGCCGCCGCGCGCGCTTCTCGCTCCCGCCGCCGCCGCTCGACGAGATGGAGCGCGCGCTCGCGGAGTACGCCGGGCGCGCCGGCGCCGGCTCGGAGGGGACCCGCGAGCTCATCCACAACGTCTTCGAGTTCCGCGAGAAGGTCGCGCGCGACGTGATGGTCCCGCGCACCGACGTGGTGGCGGTGGAGATCGGCACGCCGGTGCCGGAGATCATCCGCACGCTCTCGGAGGAGGGCCACTCGCGGATGCCGGTGTACCGCGAGAGCCTCGACCAGATCGCCGGCGTGCTCCACGCGCGCGACCTCGTCCCGCTGCTCGCGCACCCCGAGCTCATCGTGCTCGCGGACATCCTGCGCCCGGCGCACTTCGTGCCCTGGTCGAAGCCGGTCGAGCAGCTCCTGCGCGAGATGCAGCGCCGCCACCTGCACATGGCGTTCGTGGTGGACGAGTTCGGCGGCGTGATGGGCATCTGCACCATCGAGGACGTGCTCGAGCAGATCGTCGGCGACATCCAGGACGAGTTCGAGGAGGACGACGAGGGCCGCGAGGTGGAGCAGCACGCCGACGGCAGCTTCACCGTGCAGGGCGCCGCGCCGGTGGCGGAGTTCAACCGCGCCGCGCAGGCCGCCGTCCCCGAGGACGAGGGCTTCGAGACCATGGCCGGCTTCGTCTCCTCGCTGGCGGGCGCGATCCCGGCGCGCGGCGACCGCTTCTTCTGGAAGGGCTGGGTGTTCACCGTGGCCGAGGCCGATCCGCGGCGCGTCGTGAAGGTGCGCGCGGCGCGGGTGAAGCGGGGCGGCTAG
- a CDS encoding MFS transporter: MTEAAPSPRPQPAGYRWLVLLACSVAMFGNYYVFDALYPVTPLLEKAFGFTGEQVGLLDTAYNVAALLTLLAGGVLIDRLGTARSSVLFGAIGAAGTLLIAFGPALTPGTPALGMAAGRFVLGVGSELFIVAATTVVGRWFKGKEISFALAVQLLIARFGSLAADQSPNFARGLFERGWQAPLLLAGVLGVAWFVFAVIYAGLEANAARRYGVKGTVATDKLVLGDLVRFDRAYWWVVGLCVAFYATIFPFRTFANLFFIDYRGLSNEAAGSLKSVLPLLSMIGMPLFGLLADKFGKRALMMAAGSALLVPPFLLMLWWHTGVVLPEVRLPLLGTVLAAGTPLELVLAMAMMGLAFALVPAVLWPAVTYLVPAGRLGSAYALMTFCQQVGWAAMSWGMGKVKDAGHASAAAPGGWVPVVLMLAVLSSAGFVFSFLLWRSERGAGAHGLEDVTPGERA, translated from the coding sequence ATGACCGAGGCCGCCCCCTCGCCGCGCCCGCAGCCGGCCGGCTACCGATGGCTGGTGCTGCTCGCCTGCAGCGTGGCGATGTTCGGCAACTACTACGTCTTCGACGCGCTCTACCCGGTCACCCCGCTGCTCGAGAAGGCGTTCGGGTTCACCGGCGAGCAGGTGGGCCTGCTCGACACCGCCTACAACGTCGCGGCGCTGCTCACGCTCCTCGCCGGCGGCGTGCTCATCGACCGGCTCGGCACCGCGCGCTCGTCGGTGCTGTTCGGCGCCATCGGCGCGGCCGGCACGCTGCTCATCGCGTTCGGCCCGGCGCTCACGCCGGGCACCCCGGCGCTGGGGATGGCGGCCGGGCGCTTCGTGCTCGGCGTCGGCTCGGAGCTGTTCATCGTGGCCGCGACCACGGTCGTCGGGCGCTGGTTCAAGGGCAAGGAGATCTCCTTCGCGCTCGCCGTCCAGCTCCTCATCGCGCGCTTCGGCTCGCTCGCCGCCGACCAGTCGCCGAACTTCGCCCGCGGCCTGTTCGAGCGCGGCTGGCAGGCGCCGCTCTTGCTCGCCGGCGTGCTGGGCGTGGCCTGGTTCGTGTTCGCGGTGATCTACGCCGGCCTGGAGGCGAACGCGGCGCGGCGCTACGGCGTGAAGGGCACGGTCGCGACCGACAAGCTCGTGCTCGGCGACCTGGTCCGGTTCGACCGCGCCTACTGGTGGGTGGTCGGGCTCTGCGTCGCGTTCTACGCGACCATCTTCCCGTTCCGCACCTTCGCGAACCTGTTCTTCATCGACTACCGCGGCCTCTCCAACGAGGCGGCCGGCAGCCTGAAGAGCGTGCTCCCCTTGCTCTCGATGATCGGCATGCCGCTGTTCGGGCTCCTGGCGGACAAGTTCGGCAAGCGCGCCCTGATGATGGCGGCCGGCTCGGCGCTGCTCGTGCCGCCGTTCCTGCTCATGCTCTGGTGGCACACCGGCGTCGTGCTCCCGGAGGTGCGCCTGCCGCTGCTCGGGACGGTGCTCGCCGCCGGCACGCCGCTCGAGCTGGTGCTCGCGATGGCGATGATGGGGCTCGCCTTCGCGCTGGTCCCGGCGGTGCTCTGGCCGGCGGTCACCTACCTCGTGCCGGCGGGCCGGCTCGGCTCGGCCTACGCGCTCATGACGTTCTGCCAGCAGGTGGGCTGGGCGGCCATGAGCTGGGGCATGGGCAAGGTGAAGGACGCGGGGCACGCCAGCGCCGCGGCGCCGGGCGGCTGGGTGCCGGTGGTGCTGATGCTGGCGGTCCTCTCCAGCGCGGGGTTCGTGTTCTCGTTCCTGCTCTGGCGGTCCGAGCGCGGGGCGGGGGCGCACGGGCTGGAGGACGTCACGCCGGGTGAACGCGCCTGA
- the purS gene encoding phosphoribosylformylglycinamidine synthase subunit PurS has translation MAKKARVYVTLKRGVLDPQGSAVNRALHAMGYGEVSDVRLGKFIEVALDEQLPEAEARRRLEEMCRKLLANTVIEDFRIEL, from the coding sequence ATGGCGAAGAAGGCGCGCGTGTACGTCACGCTCAAGCGCGGGGTGCTGGACCCGCAGGGGTCGGCGGTGAACCGCGCCCTGCACGCGATGGGCTACGGCGAGGTCTCGGACGTCCGGCTCGGCAAGTTCATCGAGGTCGCCCTCGACGAGCAGCTGCCCGAGGCCGAGGCGCGGAGGCGGCTCGAGGAGATGTGCCGCAAGCTGCTCGCCAACACCGTCATCGAGGACTTCCGGATCGAGCTCTAG
- the purQ gene encoding phosphoribosylformylglycinamidine synthase subunit PurQ, with protein MRVGILTFPGSNCDHDCYHVVKHVMGAEAQYVWHKDRLPEQLDAVVVPGGFSYGDYLRCGALARFSPVIADLVTFAEKGGPVLGICNGFQILCEAGLLPGVLMRNASLKYICKDVTIRVEGQETPVTRGLAGQSLTMPIAHAEGNYFADPETLDRLEGEGRVVFRYVGGAPNGSARDIAGISGGPARNVVGLMPHPDRASESILGLEEGKRMFAALLG; from the coding sequence ATGCGCGTCGGCATCCTCACCTTCCCCGGCTCCAACTGCGACCACGACTGCTACCACGTGGTGAAGCACGTCATGGGCGCCGAGGCCCAGTACGTCTGGCACAAGGACCGCCTGCCCGAGCAGCTCGACGCGGTGGTGGTCCCGGGCGGCTTCAGCTACGGCGACTACCTCCGCTGCGGCGCGCTGGCCCGCTTCTCGCCGGTGATCGCCGACCTCGTCACGTTCGCGGAGAAGGGCGGCCCGGTGCTCGGCATCTGCAACGGGTTCCAGATCCTGTGCGAGGCCGGCCTGCTGCCCGGCGTCCTCATGCGGAACGCGTCGCTGAAGTACATCTGCAAGGACGTCACGATCCGCGTCGAGGGGCAGGAGACGCCGGTGACCCGCGGCCTCGCCGGCCAGTCGCTGACCATGCCCATCGCGCACGCCGAGGGGAACTACTTCGCCGACCCGGAGACGCTCGACCGGCTCGAGGGCGAGGGGCGCGTCGTGTTCCGCTACGTCGGCGGCGCGCCGAACGGCTCGGCCCGCGACATCGCCGGGATCTCCGGCGGCCCTGCGCGCAACGTGGTCGGCCTGATGCCGCACCCGGATCGCGCCAGCGAGTCGATCCTCGGCCTCGAGGAAGGCAAGCGCATGTTCGCGGCGCTGCTCGGCTGA
- a CDS encoding glutathione S-transferase family protein, producing MATEPAEPAYELVYWPGLQGRGEFVRLAFEDAGVRYADLARLPDSEGGGAAAVMRLLEEPGPWLTPLGPPALRHGEVVVAQTAAILQWLAPRIGVVPPDEASRLRAHQLQLTIADLVAEVHAVHHPVATSLYYEDQQREAARAAEAFRRERIPLFLRYLDRALDSNPAGGGHWLVGDRCSYPDLSTFQVIDGLRYAFPRAMRRIERRFPRLVALHDAVAARPGIAAYLASDRRIPFNESGIFRHYPELDEPAPKRSRPSTPGRRTVALRSGRAGKRKAGGGRAGKKRATSRRRGRSA from the coding sequence ATGGCCACCGAACCCGCCGAACCCGCATACGAGCTCGTCTACTGGCCGGGCCTGCAGGGCCGCGGAGAGTTCGTCCGGCTCGCGTTCGAGGACGCGGGCGTCCGGTACGCGGACCTGGCCCGCCTGCCGGATTCCGAGGGCGGCGGGGCGGCGGCGGTGATGCGGCTCCTCGAGGAGCCCGGACCCTGGCTCACCCCGCTCGGCCCGCCCGCGCTCCGCCACGGGGAGGTGGTGGTGGCGCAGACGGCGGCCATCCTGCAGTGGCTCGCGCCGCGGATCGGCGTCGTCCCGCCGGACGAGGCGAGCCGGCTGCGCGCGCACCAGCTCCAGCTCACCATCGCGGACCTGGTCGCCGAGGTGCACGCGGTCCACCACCCGGTGGCGACCTCGCTCTACTACGAGGACCAGCAGCGCGAGGCGGCGCGCGCCGCCGAGGCGTTCCGGCGCGAGCGGATCCCGCTGTTCCTGCGCTACCTCGATCGCGCGCTCGACTCGAACCCCGCCGGCGGCGGCCACTGGCTGGTGGGCGATCGCTGCAGCTACCCGGACCTCTCGACGTTCCAGGTGATCGACGGGCTCCGCTACGCGTTCCCGCGCGCCATGCGCCGCATCGAGCGGCGCTTCCCGCGGCTGGTCGCGCTGCACGACGCGGTCGCGGCGCGCCCCGGCATCGCCGCGTACCTGGCGTCCGACCGGCGCATCCCGTTCAACGAGAGCGGGATCTTCCGGCACTACCCGGAGCTGGACGAGCCCGCGCCGAAGCGGTCGCGTCCCTCGACTCCGGGCCGCCGCACGGTGGCCCTACGCTCGGGACGAGCGGGGAAACGGAAGGCCGGCGGCGGACGAGCGGGGAAGAAGCGCGCTACTTCGCGGCGGCGCGGTCGATCGGCGTGA
- a CDS encoding ParA family protein, with product MENVRYTSKRLAQIVGATEKQVVSALGRKDGFGMADLPVLREKLKRTPEPFPHRIQLFLNFKGGTGKTSLSTSYAYRLAERGYRVLMIDLDSQGHATKCLGQEGSSFTRTLHEVLIRKVPIEEVTVPTGMPNLSLVPANLAMSTIDLALMPLAGREFRLRNALQGAVARYDFIVLDAPPSFGLLNLNALMAATDLVIPVLADFLSYDGLRLLFETIQGLEQDLSHQLENIFIVVNAFNQTFKIAREALGALREHYADYLLDTVVRQCTKFAQASSEGCPIFGFDADSKGATDLEAVQQEILGRVRAAAAAAGVAGA from the coding sequence ATGGAGAACGTCCGGTACACCTCGAAGCGCCTCGCCCAGATCGTCGGCGCCACCGAGAAGCAGGTGGTGTCGGCGCTGGGCCGCAAGGACGGCTTCGGCATGGCGGACCTCCCGGTCCTGCGAGAGAAGCTGAAGCGCACGCCCGAGCCGTTCCCGCACCGCATCCAGCTGTTCCTCAACTTCAAGGGCGGCACCGGCAAGACCAGCCTCTCGACCTCGTACGCGTACCGCCTGGCCGAGCGCGGCTACCGCGTGCTGATGATCGACCTCGACAGCCAGGGCCACGCCACCAAGTGCCTGGGCCAGGAGGGCTCGAGCTTCACGCGCACGCTGCACGAGGTGCTGATCCGGAAGGTGCCCATCGAAGAGGTCACCGTCCCGACCGGCATGCCGAACCTGTCGCTGGTCCCGGCGAACCTCGCCATGAGCACCATCGACCTCGCGCTCATGCCGCTCGCCGGGCGCGAGTTCCGGCTGCGGAACGCGCTGCAGGGCGCGGTGGCGCGCTACGACTTCATCGTGCTCGACGCGCCGCCGTCGTTCGGGCTGCTGAACCTGAACGCGCTCATGGCCGCCACCGACCTCGTCATCCCGGTGCTGGCGGACTTCCTGTCCTACGACGGCCTGCGGCTGCTGTTCGAGACGATCCAGGGGCTCGAGCAGGACCTGTCGCACCAGCTCGAGAACATCTTCATCGTGGTGAACGCGTTCAACCAGACGTTCAAGATCGCCCGCGAGGCGCTGGGCGCGCTGCGCGAGCACTACGCCGACTACCTGCTCGACACGGTGGTCCGCCAGTGCACGAAGTTCGCGCAGGCGTCGAGCGAGGGCTGCCCCATCTTCGGCTTCGACGCCGACTCGAAGGGCGCGACCGACCTCGAGGCGGTGCAGCAGGAGATCCTCGGGCGCGTCCGGGCCGCCGCGGCGGCCGCCGGCGTCGCGGGAGCGTGA